The proteins below come from a single Chitinophaga pinensis DSM 2588 genomic window:
- a CDS encoding error-prone DNA polymerase — protein MHYVELQVTSNFSFLRGASHPDELVEQAAEYGYKEIAITDRNTLAGIVRAHAAAKAKGIRIIPACRLDLQDGPSLLAYPTDQAAYSRLSSLLTTGNLRAEKGDCLLYKKDVYAYAAGMIFIVVPPEQLNTKFDFETAFKNDLKEYKDKLGSQLYLSVTRSYLGDDHKRLYRLAQLSALYHIPLAATNDVHYHHPERRQLQDILTCVREKCTIYNAGFRLHQNAERHLKTPAEMQRLFRQYPETISNARHIADACRFTLESLKYVYPEELTTEGRTPQEELTYLSWEGAKERFGDDIPEKISSAISYELTFIEEMNYAAYFLTVHDIVRFARSQHILCQGRGSAANSTVCYVLGITSVNPTKIDLLFERFISSARNEPPDIDVDFEHERREEVMQYVFNKYGRDRAAIVATVTQQHQKGAIRDVGKAMGLSVDTINRMSTSIWRYTDEWFDEGRLLEHGLNPEDPHLKKVLALTKQMMGFPRQLGQHTGGFVITQGKLHELCPILNARMENRTCIEWNKDDIDTLGFMKIDVLALGMLTCIRKAFDLAKQHYGKDYTLANIPEDDPAVYEMISHADTIGVFQIESRAQQSMLPRLRPQRFYDLVIEVAIVRPGPIQGDMVHPYLRRRNGQEAPDYPPQLEDILKKTLGVPLFQEQAMNIAIKAASFTPTEADELRRSMATFRLNGVIEKFEKKLIDGMTANGYELDFAQRIFKQLKGFGSYGFPESHAASFALLVYVSSYLKCYYPDVFACALLNSMPMGFYQPAQIVSDARAHHVEVRPVDINHSSWDNTLEEKETIPHALRLGFRQVKGLNQEEMDVLLSARKKGITSILALREAGVSQTALEKLADADAFRSIGLDRRRALWEISSLHDRPIGLFTGQASESTVEQPVDLPEMSAPEHVVQDYNAMALSLKAHPVSFVREKLSLLHVTSVKDLATIPDGMPVKVAGLILVRQRPGTASGVCFITIEDETGCANLVVFNQLFEKYRKEILQARLLMVEGKMQREGEVVHVVVRQCYNLNRLLQQMTAVEDVTVKQLEIKAGTEELKLPGARNFR, from the coding sequence ATGCATTACGTTGAATTACAGGTGACCAGCAATTTCAGCTTCCTGCGCGGCGCTTCCCACCCGGATGAACTGGTGGAACAGGCAGCGGAATATGGTTACAAAGAGATTGCTATTACTGACCGGAATACACTGGCAGGTATTGTGCGGGCACATGCTGCAGCTAAAGCAAAAGGGATCCGGATTATTCCCGCCTGCAGACTGGATTTACAGGATGGTCCTTCTCTCCTGGCTTATCCCACCGATCAGGCGGCCTATAGCCGATTATCGTCCCTGTTAACCACCGGCAATCTACGGGCAGAAAAAGGGGATTGCCTCCTCTACAAAAAAGATGTGTATGCCTACGCAGCGGGCATGATTTTCATCGTAGTACCACCAGAACAACTCAATACTAAATTTGACTTCGAAACCGCTTTCAAAAACGATCTCAAAGAATACAAGGACAAACTGGGATCACAACTCTACCTCTCTGTTACCCGCTCCTATCTGGGAGACGATCACAAAAGGCTCTACCGGCTGGCGCAACTATCTGCATTATATCATATTCCGCTGGCAGCTACCAATGACGTACATTATCATCATCCTGAACGACGGCAGTTACAGGATATCCTGACCTGTGTAAGGGAAAAATGTACCATCTACAATGCCGGCTTCCGTTTACACCAGAATGCAGAAAGACATTTAAAAACACCGGCAGAAATGCAGCGGTTGTTCCGCCAGTATCCTGAAACCATCAGCAATGCACGACATATCGCAGATGCCTGCCGGTTTACACTGGAAAGCCTGAAATATGTCTATCCGGAAGAACTGACTACAGAAGGCCGTACGCCACAGGAAGAACTGACCTATCTGTCCTGGGAAGGTGCGAAAGAGCGGTTTGGCGACGATATTCCGGAAAAAATCTCCTCTGCGATCAGCTATGAACTGACATTCATAGAAGAGATGAATTATGCCGCTTATTTCCTGACGGTGCATGACATTGTACGTTTTGCCCGAAGTCAGCATATCTTGTGTCAGGGACGTGGTTCTGCCGCGAATTCCACGGTCTGTTATGTATTGGGAATTACTTCTGTGAATCCGACTAAAATCGATCTCTTATTTGAAAGATTCATTTCTTCTGCCCGTAATGAACCCCCGGATATTGATGTAGACTTTGAACACGAACGCAGAGAAGAAGTGATGCAATACGTCTTCAACAAATATGGCCGGGACAGAGCAGCCATCGTCGCTACCGTTACACAACAACACCAGAAGGGCGCCATCCGCGATGTCGGCAAAGCGATGGGATTATCCGTAGATACCATCAACCGCATGTCTACGTCTATCTGGCGGTATACGGATGAATGGTTTGATGAAGGACGCTTGCTGGAACATGGTCTGAATCCGGAAGATCCACACCTGAAAAAAGTATTGGCACTGACAAAACAGATGATGGGATTTCCGAGACAGCTGGGACAGCATACCGGTGGCTTTGTAATTACACAAGGAAAACTGCATGAACTCTGTCCGATACTCAATGCCCGTATGGAAAACAGGACGTGTATAGAATGGAATAAGGATGATATCGATACACTGGGATTCATGAAGATTGATGTACTGGCATTGGGGATGCTGACCTGTATCAGAAAGGCCTTTGACCTGGCAAAACAGCATTATGGAAAAGATTATACGCTGGCGAATATTCCTGAAGATGATCCTGCTGTGTATGAAATGATCAGTCATGCAGATACAATTGGTGTATTCCAGATTGAGAGTCGTGCGCAACAGTCGATGTTACCACGGCTACGACCACAAAGGTTTTATGACCTGGTAATTGAAGTAGCAATCGTACGTCCGGGTCCTATTCAGGGAGACATGGTGCATCCTTATCTGCGGCGGCGGAACGGACAGGAAGCGCCGGATTATCCGCCACAACTGGAAGATATCCTGAAGAAAACACTCGGCGTCCCACTCTTCCAGGAACAGGCTATGAACATCGCCATTAAGGCCGCCAGTTTCACGCCAACAGAAGCAGATGAGTTACGCCGTAGTATGGCTACTTTCAGATTGAATGGCGTCATTGAAAAGTTTGAGAAAAAACTCATTGATGGTATGACGGCCAATGGCTATGAACTGGACTTCGCGCAACGTATCTTCAAACAGCTGAAAGGGTTCGGTAGCTATGGATTCCCGGAAAGTCATGCTGCCAGTTTTGCCTTGCTGGTCTATGTTTCTTCTTATCTCAAGTGTTATTACCCCGATGTTTTTGCGTGTGCATTATTGAACAGTATGCCCATGGGTTTCTATCAGCCGGCTCAGATAGTGAGCGATGCGCGTGCACATCATGTGGAGGTCAGACCGGTGGATATTAATCATTCCAGCTGGGATAATACACTGGAAGAAAAAGAGACGATTCCTCATGCATTACGCTTAGGCTTTCGCCAGGTAAAAGGCTTAAACCAGGAAGAAATGGACGTCTTATTATCCGCCAGGAAAAAAGGCATTACCAGTATCCTGGCTTTACGGGAAGCTGGTGTATCGCAGACGGCCTTGGAAAAACTGGCAGATGCGGATGCCTTCCGGTCCATTGGTCTTGACAGGCGAAGGGCATTATGGGAAATATCCTCTTTACATGACCGGCCTATCGGTCTGTTTACCGGACAAGCATCTGAAAGCACCGTAGAACAGCCCGTTGACCTGCCTGAAATGTCTGCACCGGAACATGTGGTACAGGATTATAATGCAATGGCTCTATCCCTCAAAGCACACCCGGTAAGCTTCGTGAGAGAAAAACTGAGTCTGTTACATGTAACGTCGGTGAAAGATCTGGCGACAATACCGGATGGAATGCCGGTAAAAGTGGCAGGTCTGATATTGGTGCGACAAAGACCCGGTACAGCCAGCGGGGTCTGTTTTATTACCATAGAAGACGAGACGGGTTGTGCAAACCTCGTAGTATTTAACCAGTTGTTCGAAAAGTACCGGAAAGAGATATTACAGGCCAGGTTACTGATGGTAGAAGGGAAAATGCAACGGGAAGGTGAAGTGGTGCATGTGGTGGTGAGACAATGTTATAACCTGAACAGGTTGTTGCAGCAGATGACGGCGGTGGAAGACGTAACGGTGAAACAGTTGGAAATAAAGGCAGGTACTGAAGAATTGAAGTTGCCC